The proteins below come from a single Chryseobacterium sp. MA9 genomic window:
- a CDS encoding pirin family protein — translation MATKKIEIVVSPRPAHFVGDGFRVHNFIPGVPGLDMKRMDPFIMLDYNSKFHFNGSDRPRGVGVHPHRGFETVTIAYSGKVEHHDSAGGGGVIGEGDVQWMTAAKGVLHKEYHETAWAKEGGIFQMVQLWVNLPAKDKMSCPKYQAIENSKMERVDLGENGFVEIIAGEYDGHKGPASTFTPVHMMNAKLKAGGKADFNFPPHFNTAALVIEGSIIINGEETVKADHFTLFKNEGETFTIEAKEDTVVLIISGEPINEPIYPHGPFVMNSREEIMQAFEDFNTGKFGYLED, via the coding sequence ATGGCAACTAAAAAAATAGAAATCGTAGTATCTCCAAGACCTGCACACTTTGTAGGCGATGGATTCAGGGTTCACAATTTCATTCCGGGAGTACCTGGATTGGATATGAAAAGAATGGACCCGTTTATTATGCTTGATTACAATTCAAAATTTCATTTCAATGGTTCCGACAGACCAAGAGGAGTTGGAGTTCATCCGCACAGAGGTTTTGAAACAGTAACAATAGCGTATAGTGGAAAAGTAGAACATCATGACAGCGCTGGCGGCGGCGGCGTTATAGGAGAAGGTGACGTTCAATGGATGACCGCAGCAAAAGGAGTTCTTCATAAAGAATACCATGAAACGGCATGGGCAAAAGAAGGAGGGATTTTCCAGATGGTTCAGCTTTGGGTGAATCTTCCCGCAAAAGACAAAATGAGCTGCCCGAAATATCAAGCTATTGAAAACTCTAAAATGGAAAGAGTAGATTTAGGTGAAAATGGTTTCGTAGAAATAATTGCCGGCGAATATGACGGTCATAAAGGCCCTGCAAGTACTTTTACTCCGGTTCATATGATGAACGCCAAACTTAAAGCAGGTGGAAAAGCTGATTTTAATTTTCCGCCTCATTTCAATACCGCTGCTTTGGTTATTGAAGGAAGTATTATCATCAATGGTGAAGAAACGGTGAAGGCTGATCATTTTACATTGTTTAAAAATGAAGGTGAAACTTTCACTATTGAAGCAAAAGAAGACACTGTAGTTTTGATCATCAGCGGTGAGCCTATCAATGAACCTATCTATCCTCACGGCCCTTTTGTAATGAATTCCAGAGAGGAAATCATGCAAGCTTTTGAGGATTTCAATACCGGAAAGTTCGGATACCTGGAAGATTAA
- a CDS encoding MFS transporter, with product MTEANTSQTSIKKILPLILATAIFMQMLDSTILNTSLPAIAKDLHESPLNMQNAIISYVLTLAVFMPASGFLADRFGTKKVFIFSLVLFSLGSLFCSMSQNLTHLVISRVIQGVGGSLMTPVGKLALIKTFDKSELLKAMNFAIIPALIGPVLGPLVGGYMVDYLSWHWIFLINIPIGVLGILLGLKFMPNYKSNDVDFDLKGFLIFAAASLLLSVSLELFGDMQNITPVLLVFIMGFLFLYYYYKHAKRGGNPIFPLNLFQVRTFRVGIVGNLATRLGISSVPLLLPLMIQIAYKQSAVTSGWIIAPMALTAIFGKSYVIKILDKYGYRQTLMINTFIIGTLICLLAIPDIHTSLYWFVPIIAVLGFFNSIQFTSMNTISIADLRNFQTSSGNSLLSVNQQLAIGFGIAFGLIVLKLFENTDLIKGEIHNAFRLTFLMVGILTILSGFVFRRLHISDGKNMKSKED from the coding sequence ATGACAGAAGCAAATACATCACAGACATCCATAAAAAAAATACTTCCCTTAATTCTGGCCACTGCTATTTTTATGCAGATGCTGGATTCCACAATCCTTAACACTTCCCTGCCCGCTATTGCAAAAGACCTGCACGAGTCTCCGCTTAATATGCAGAACGCAATTATCAGTTATGTTCTTACATTAGCTGTTTTCATGCCAGCCAGCGGATTTTTGGCAGACCGGTTCGGGACCAAAAAAGTATTTATATTTTCGTTGGTATTGTTCAGTCTGGGCTCTCTGTTTTGTTCCATGTCTCAAAATCTTACTCATTTAGTAATTTCAAGAGTCATCCAGGGAGTTGGTGGAAGTTTAATGACTCCCGTTGGAAAGCTGGCATTAATCAAAACGTTTGATAAAAGTGAGTTACTTAAAGCGATGAACTTTGCCATTATTCCGGCACTTATTGGGCCCGTACTTGGGCCTTTAGTGGGTGGTTATATGGTAGATTATCTTTCATGGCACTGGATATTTCTGATCAATATTCCGATCGGTGTTTTGGGAATTCTTTTAGGATTAAAATTTATGCCTAACTATAAATCCAATGATGTAGATTTTGATTTAAAAGGCTTTTTAATTTTTGCAGCCGCCTCTCTCCTGCTTTCGGTTTCACTGGAACTTTTTGGAGATATGCAAAATATCACTCCTGTTTTACTTGTATTTATCATGGGCTTCCTGTTCCTGTATTATTATTACAAACATGCAAAAAGAGGAGGAAATCCTATCTTTCCATTAAACCTTTTTCAGGTAAGAACTTTCCGGGTAGGTATTGTGGGAAACCTCGCCACCAGATTAGGAATAAGCTCAGTTCCTCTACTGCTTCCATTGATGATTCAGATTGCCTACAAACAGTCTGCAGTAACTTCCGGATGGATTATTGCGCCTATGGCTTTAACTGCTATCTTCGGGAAATCATATGTGATTAAAATTTTAGATAAATATGGCTACCGTCAGACTTTAATGATAAATACGTTCATCATCGGAACACTGATCTGCCTTCTTGCCATTCCTGATATTCACACTTCTCTGTATTGGTTTGTTCCAATCATCGCAGTATTGGGTTTTTTCAACTCTATCCAGTTTACTTCCATGAACACGATTTCCATTGCTGACCTTCGAAACTTTCAGACGAGCAGCGGAAACTCCTTACTCTCCGTCAATCAACAATTAGCGATCGGTTTCGGAATTGCATTTGGACTGATTGTTTTAAAGCTGTTTGAAAATACAGATCTGATCAAAGGAGAAATTCACAATGCCTTTCGACTTACATTTCTCATGGTAGGAATATTAACGATTTTATCAGGATTTGTTTTCAGAAGACTGCACATTTCGGATGGAAAGAATATGAAATCGAAGGAAGATTAA
- the asnB gene encoding asparagine synthase B, with amino-acid sequence MCGIVCLFDAKQKTEVLRPQVLEMSKKIRHRGPDWSGVFQDEKVIFSHERLAIVDPTSGKQPLFTKDGKVVLAVNGEIYNHRELKEEFPDYEFQTQSDCEVILALYRKYGKDFVEKLNGIFAFALYDTENDIYLIARDHMGICPLYQGWDKNGNYYVASELKALEGVCKKIETFLPGHFVYSPDGAELQQWYTRNWDSFDQVKENETDIAKLRKGLEDAVHRQLMSDVPYGVLLSGGLDSSVISAITAKFARQRIESGDTQEAWYPRLHSFAVGLVGSPDLAAAQTAAKHIGSVHHEVNFTVQEGLDAVRDVIYHLETYDVTTIRASTPMYLLARVIKSMGIKMVLSGEGSDELFGGYLYFHKAPNAREFHDETVRKLGKLHLYDCLRANKALMSWGIEGRVPFLDKEFMDIAMTLNPKDKMINMAEGKIEKWVLRKAFEDILPDSIVWRQKEQFSDGVGYSWIDTLKEVAEKEVTDEMMANARFRFPLNTPQNKEEYRYRTIFEEHFPSETAAATVPSVPSVACSTPIALEWDEAFKKMNDPSGRAVKVHETSY; translated from the coding sequence ATGTGTGGAATTGTATGTTTATTTGATGCCAAACAGAAAACTGAAGTATTAAGACCTCAGGTTTTGGAAATGTCAAAAAAAATCCGTCACAGAGGACCGGATTGGAGCGGAGTTTTTCAGGACGAAAAAGTAATTTTTTCTCACGAAAGACTTGCCATTGTAGATCCTACTTCTGGTAAACAACCTTTATTTACAAAAGACGGAAAAGTAGTATTAGCCGTAAACGGTGAAATCTACAACCATAGAGAATTAAAAGAAGAATTTCCTGATTATGAGTTTCAGACTCAGTCTGACTGCGAGGTAATCCTTGCACTTTACAGAAAGTACGGAAAAGATTTCGTTGAAAAACTGAACGGGATTTTCGCATTCGCATTATACGACACTGAAAACGATATCTACCTTATTGCCCGTGATCATATGGGAATCTGCCCTCTTTATCAAGGTTGGGATAAAAACGGAAACTATTATGTAGCTTCCGAATTGAAAGCCCTTGAAGGAGTATGTAAAAAAATAGAAACATTCTTACCGGGACATTTCGTTTACAGTCCGGACGGCGCTGAGCTTCAGCAATGGTATACAAGAAACTGGGACAGCTTTGATCAGGTGAAAGAAAATGAAACAGACATCGCAAAATTGAGAAAAGGTCTTGAGGATGCTGTTCACAGACAACTGATGAGTGATGTTCCTTATGGCGTACTTCTTTCCGGAGGTTTAGATTCATCAGTGATTTCAGCGATCACTGCAAAATTTGCCCGTCAGAGGATTGAAAGTGGAGATACACAGGAAGCCTGGTATCCAAGACTTCACAGTTTTGCTGTAGGACTTGTAGGTTCTCCAGATCTGGCTGCTGCACAAACAGCTGCAAAACACATCGGATCTGTTCATCATGAAGTTAACTTTACCGTTCAGGAAGGGCTGGATGCTGTGCGTGATGTAATTTACCACCTGGAAACCTATGATGTAACAACAATCAGGGCATCCACCCCAATGTATCTTCTCGCAAGAGTAATCAAGTCTATGGGGATAAAAATGGTACTTTCAGGAGAAGGTTCTGATGAATTATTCGGTGGCTATTTATATTTCCATAAAGCTCCCAATGCAAGAGAATTCCATGATGAAACAGTAAGAAAATTAGGTAAACTTCATCTTTACGACTGCTTAAGAGCCAACAAAGCGCTAATGAGCTGGGGAATTGAAGGCAGAGTACCTTTCCTTGACAAAGAATTTATGGATATTGCCATGACTCTTAACCCAAAAGATAAAATGATCAATATGGCTGAAGGGAAAATCGAAAAATGGGTATTGAGAAAAGCATTTGAAGACATTCTTCCTGATTCTATTGTTTGGAGACAGAAAGAACAGTTCTCAGATGGTGTTGGATATTCATGGATCGACACTTTAAAGGAAGTTGCTGAAAAAGAAGTGACGGATGAAATGATGGCTAATGCAAGATTCAGATTCCCGTTGAACACTCCTCAAAATAAGGAAGAATACCGATACAGAACTATTTTTGAAGAACATTTCCCAAGCGAAACAGCAGCGGCTACCGTACCATCTGTTCCATCTGTAGCATGCTCCACTCCTATCGCTTTAGAATGGGATGAAGCATTCAAAAAAATGAATGATCCGAGCGGAAGAGCAGTGAAGGTACATGAGACTTCATATTAG